A stretch of Mesorhizobium sp. M2A.F.Ca.ET.046.03.2.1 DNA encodes these proteins:
- a CDS encoding cytochrome c family protein yields the protein MLRAISPATLFLLASGLAAHAGGDAALGKKVFNRCMACHEAASDRDKVGPHLLGVVGRKAGSAESFAGHYSQAMKDAGAAGLVWDEANLAEYLKAPRQKVPGNRMAFAGLTSDDDIANVIAYLKADPKP from the coding sequence ATGCTTCGAGCCATTTCGCCCGCCACGCTTTTCCTGCTTGCCAGCGGCCTTGCCGCGCATGCCGGTGGCGATGCAGCGCTGGGCAAGAAGGTCTTCAACCGCTGCATGGCCTGCCATGAGGCGGCAAGCGACCGCGACAAGGTCGGCCCGCATCTGCTGGGCGTCGTCGGCCGCAAGGCCGGCTCGGCGGAGAGCTTTGCCGGCCATTATTCGCAAGCCATGAAGGATGCCGGCGCCGCCGGCCTGGTCTGGGACGAAGCCAACCTCGCCGAATATCTCAAGGCGCCCAGGCAGAAGGTTCCCGGCAACAGAATGGCCTTTGCCGGCCTGACCAGCGACGACGACATCGCCAACGTGATCGCCTATCTCAAGGCCGACCCAAAACCCTGA